In Bacillus cytotoxicus NVH 391-98, the following are encoded in one genomic region:
- a CDS encoding multidrug efflux MFS transporter, translating into MASWKRNLMICWLGCFTTAAGMSLVIPFLSFYIEKLGVTGTSNIAQWSGIAFGVTFLMGAIVSPLWGKLGDTHGRKLMLIRASLGMAIIMTLMGFVTNVYQLVALRFLMGAVSGFLSTAMTFIAAETPKEHSGWAISTISTGGVSGSLLGPMLGGYLSELIGMRYVFFVTGAFLFLSFIIVFFFLKEENRSVQPKKAQPKKVWTMVPAKHFIMSLFVVTFMIQLANMSIQPIITLYVKHLAGAHTAHIETIAGAVMSATGLAVILAAPRLGRLSDHIGPQKTLIVALFVAGIVFIPQAFVTSAWQLLILRFLLGIAQAGLLPSVQTLLKKHTPNHITGRIFGYNQSFQFLGNMIGPVLGGQVAAHAGFQYVFFSTAALLFIACIWVYFHNRHAEVTGKEGLKVS; encoded by the coding sequence ATGGCCAGCTGGAAAAGAAATTTAATGATTTGTTGGCTTGGTTGTTTTACCACTGCAGCCGGTATGAGTTTAGTAATTCCTTTCCTATCCTTTTATATTGAGAAACTTGGCGTGACTGGAACTTCTAATATCGCACAGTGGTCAGGAATTGCATTTGGGGTAACATTTTTAATGGGTGCCATTGTATCGCCTTTATGGGGGAAACTTGGTGATACACATGGACGAAAATTAATGCTTATTCGTGCTAGTCTCGGTATGGCGATTATTATGACACTTATGGGATTTGTGACAAATGTGTATCAATTAGTTGCCCTTCGCTTTTTAATGGGAGCGGTATCTGGTTTTCTTTCTACAGCAATGACATTTATTGCTGCAGAAACACCGAAAGAGCATTCTGGTTGGGCGATTTCTACAATCTCAACTGGGGGGGTTAGTGGTTCCTTACTTGGACCAATGCTCGGTGGGTATTTATCAGAGTTAATTGGTATGAGATATGTATTTTTCGTAACAGGCGCTTTTTTATTTCTATCCTTTATTATTGTCTTTTTCTTTTTAAAGGAAGAAAATCGTTCTGTTCAACCGAAAAAAGCACAACCGAAAAAAGTATGGACGATGGTTCCAGCAAAACATTTTATTATGAGCTTATTTGTCGTTACATTTATGATTCAACTTGCAAATATGTCGATACAACCTATTATTACATTATATGTAAAGCATTTGGCGGGGGCGCACACAGCGCATATTGAAACCATCGCGGGGGCTGTTATGTCCGCAACAGGCTTGGCTGTAATTTTAGCAGCTCCTCGATTAGGACGTTTATCTGATCATATTGGTCCGCAAAAAACATTGATTGTAGCTTTGTTTGTTGCAGGGATTGTTTTTATTCCACAAGCTTTTGTGACCTCTGCTTGGCAATTGTTAATTTTACGATTTCTTTTAGGAATTGCACAAGCTGGATTATTACCTTCTGTACAAACGCTACTAAAAAAACACACACCAAATCACATCACTGGCCGTATTTTTGGATATAATCAATCCTTTCAATTTTTAGGAAATATGATTGGTCCCGTACTTGGAGGGCAGGTAGCCGCGCATGCTGGTTTCCAATATGTATTCTTTTCAACTGCCGCGCTATTATTTATAGCTTGTATTTGGGTATATTTCCATAATAGACATGCAGAAGTGACAGGAAAAGAAGGATTGAAAGTTAGTTAA
- a CDS encoding ThiF family adenylyltransferase: MRLKTSLNFRGYPNRNEIVYYDGEERVIEVNEFEKLWSLLKILESPKEDVHTKIQEWKNNNDIEDEELHQILQFINENGMLYEKRCDKMDEEQLYNIRNFHYFSTHDSTIYADAIVQRIKKVKAVVIGAGTIGATLCMTLSKLGVGEIIVIDFDTVQLKNIRAQTIFQKEDTNKKKIHVIQEKLKKMDPYVKVQVYDMKIETIHDLLRVDLHDVHYIFGCFDESSLQLQKDIMNYCDKEKIQYYLMGYHNDFVKVFHVSNRNDGERLLEESFQNYHTEYVIRENRGTIIQSLAVSLIISRILFEDITKSSCTVPSGYHFDFITFQTSHNRQSISREPFVQSLQRIMPFDQEQLNRKIEFLFNIIDKKEKVTILPKVIEMDILSMHQVFDILFHIGQIASLQLEDHYNKFIELMNEIDKTEDPEHNEYEQYLQFIRSMKINYEDEVYTIFEIFEMIRNTKDYEEKKKMQSGIYEVLKQNGDTLLSFFVNSKKKYLALEIPNYYMEVFGVKEETLHILENELQKKFHTLLTKSLSMMFSNSFHEIGVDFLSYNEEEHSMITLDEAKHFIVTSLEKDGKHHFVHYIERMFEENFIQVYNNVEVNKTYYFPSMKESRIVFNYHNDMDSVFVLCHELGHAYFNQSYGHTFFDDSTQLVNEMMAYYFEIICIQSMLGNEEIKIEMKQEIARQYIKRIHQTVLSTYGVHLLEKSLVKHIEEHGTISLLDFLKIRDEYNQHSFFKGIKFKNEKYFYLNPLLKSSFMLEFGEHLLPPMAYLLAVSLYNDRSETSIPKDIRMQEAIYNGVYCTEEFLSYVAKDVPHDERMKQAIHTLLELFCKLESFTMKDEVYSN, encoded by the coding sequence ATGAGATTAAAAACAAGTTTGAATTTTAGAGGGTATCCAAATAGAAATGAAATTGTTTATTACGATGGCGAAGAACGAGTGATTGAAGTGAATGAATTTGAAAAGCTATGGTCATTACTGAAAATTTTGGAAAGCCCGAAAGAAGATGTTCATACAAAAATACAGGAATGGAAAAATAACAACGACATAGAGGATGAGGAGTTACATCAAATTCTCCAATTTATAAATGAGAATGGAATGTTATATGAAAAGCGTTGTGACAAGATGGATGAGGAACAATTATATAATATAAGAAACTTTCATTATTTCAGTACACACGATTCTACTATATATGCAGATGCGATTGTTCAAAGGATAAAAAAGGTAAAAGCAGTTGTAATCGGGGCTGGAACGATAGGTGCAACATTATGTATGACATTATCTAAACTTGGTGTCGGAGAGATTATTGTTATCGATTTTGATACGGTACAACTAAAAAATATTAGAGCGCAGACAATATTTCAAAAAGAAGATACGAATAAGAAAAAAATACATGTTATCCAAGAAAAGTTAAAGAAAATGGATCCGTATGTTAAAGTTCAAGTGTATGATATGAAAATCGAAACAATCCATGATTTGTTACGAGTAGACTTACATGATGTGCATTATATTTTTGGATGTTTTGATGAATCTTCACTTCAATTGCAAAAAGATATAATGAATTATTGTGATAAGGAAAAGATTCAATATTATTTGATGGGTTACCATAATGATTTTGTCAAAGTGTTTCATGTAAGCAATCGGAATGATGGAGAGAGACTGCTTGAAGAGAGTTTTCAAAACTATCATACAGAATATGTTATTCGAGAAAATAGGGGGACGATCATTCAAAGCCTAGCTGTTTCGCTTATAATTAGTCGGATTCTATTCGAGGACATAACAAAAAGCAGTTGTACAGTGCCAAGTGGGTATCATTTTGACTTTATTACATTTCAAACTTCTCATAACCGTCAATCTATCTCGAGAGAACCATTCGTTCAATCATTGCAAAGAATTATGCCCTTTGACCAAGAACAATTAAATCGGAAGATAGAATTCCTTTTCAATATTATTGATAAAAAAGAGAAAGTGACGATTCTTCCGAAAGTAATAGAAATGGATATTTTATCTATGCACCAAGTGTTTGACATTTTATTTCATATAGGTCAAATTGCTAGCTTACAGTTAGAAGATCACTACAATAAATTTATAGAACTGATGAATGAAATAGACAAAACAGAAGACCCAGAACATAATGAATATGAACAATATCTACAATTCATTCGTAGCATGAAAATAAATTATGAAGATGAGGTATACACCATATTTGAAATTTTTGAAATGATTCGCAACACGAAGGATTATGAGGAAAAGAAAAAAATGCAAAGCGGAATCTATGAAGTATTGAAACAGAATGGTGACACACTGCTTTCGTTTTTTGTAAACAGTAAGAAGAAGTATTTAGCTTTAGAAATCCCGAATTATTACATGGAAGTCTTTGGCGTTAAAGAGGAAACGTTACATATACTCGAAAATGAGTTGCAAAAGAAGTTCCATACATTACTTACGAAAAGTCTGTCTATGATGTTTTCAAATTCATTTCATGAAATTGGCGTAGACTTTTTATCATATAATGAAGAAGAACACAGTATGATTACACTGGATGAGGCAAAACATTTCATCGTTACAAGTTTAGAGAAAGATGGGAAGCATCATTTTGTTCATTATATAGAGCGAATGTTCGAGGAGAATTTTATACAAGTATATAATAATGTTGAAGTGAATAAAACATACTATTTTCCAAGTATGAAGGAGAGTAGAATTGTATTTAACTATCATAATGATATGGATAGTGTATTTGTGCTATGCCATGAATTAGGACATGCTTATTTTAACCAAAGTTATGGACATACATTTTTTGACGATAGTACACAATTAGTTAACGAAATGATGGCATACTATTTTGAAATTATTTGCATTCAATCAATGCTAGGAAATGAAGAGATAAAGATTGAAATGAAACAAGAAATAGCACGACAATATATAAAAAGAATACATCAAACTGTCTTATCCACATACGGAGTTCACTTGTTAGAAAAAAGCTTAGTTAAGCATATAGAGGAACACGGAACCATTTCGTTACTCGACTTTTTGAAAATTCGTGATGAATATAATCAACATTCTTTTTTTAAAGGGATCAAATTTAAAAATGAAAAGTATTTTTATTTAAATCCACTTTTGAAATCTTCATTTATGCTTGAATTTGGAGAGCATCTTTTACCCCCAATGGCATATTTACTTGCGGTTAGTTTATACAATGACCGAAGTGAAACAAGTATTCCAAAAGATATTCGAATGCAAGAGGCTATATATAATGGGGTATATTGTACAGAAGAGTTTTTATCTTATGTAGCAAAGGATGTTCCTCATGATGAACGTATGAAACAAGCAATTCATACACTTTTAGAACTGTTTTGTAAACTGGAATCATTTACGATGAAGGATGAAGTATATTCCAATTAA